ACGGTCCCGTTCCGCTTCGACGAGATCGTCGAGCTCGCGCGCTACTTCGACGTGTCGATCGGCTCGCTGTTCGGCGAGGACTCGACCCGCCGTCCGGATGGTCCTGACGGCGGCGGGCAGGCGGCCTCTCGCGGGGTTAACAAACGTTAACCTCGTGGCCTACGATGGGGGCATGACCCAGTTCGAGCTGTCGCGTGAGCACGAGGAGTTCCGTCGTACCGTCCGGGACTTCGCCGAGGCCACCATCCGCCCCCATGTGGCGGAGTGGGACAAGGCGCACCACTTCCCGACCGACGTCGTCCAGAAGATGGGTGAGCTGGGGCTGTTCGGCCTCACCGCGCCCGAGGAGTACGGCGGCGCCGGCCTCGACGCGTCCGACGGCCCGTTCACC
This genomic interval from Nocardioides kongjuensis contains the following:
- a CDS encoding helix-turn-helix domain-containing protein, with protein sequence MSTAPFPAPGSERIRFADEIRVLMTRRRLTQGDLATVLGVGQSEISKRLRGTVPFRFDEIVELARYFDVSIGSLFGEDSTRRPDGPDGGGQAASRGVNKR